One genomic window of Candidatus Nitrospira inopinata includes the following:
- a CDS encoding DUF6502 family protein, producing MATIVKVHGSVQALSAAIGHLRRPLVRIFLRNSVSHPTCAELVKRVYVEVANTEFRIAGKKQSVSRITTLSGLTRKEVHRLLTLPADLKSSADKEYRSLRFNLLVS from the coding sequence ATGGCAACAATTGTGAAGGTTCATGGCTCAGTCCAAGCACTTTCCGCTGCTATTGGTCACCTGCGGCGACCGTTGGTGAGGATCTTCTTGCGAAACAGTGTTTCCCATCCAACGTGCGCTGAACTCGTCAAGCGGGTCTATGTGGAGGTCGCGAACACCGAGTTCAGGATCGCAGGCAAGAAGCAGTCGGTATCGAGAATTACGACCCTCAGCGGATTGACGCGTAAGGAAGTACACCGATTGTTGACGCTACCGGCTGATCTTAAATCCAGCGCGGATAAAGAATACCGTTCACTTCGCTTCAACCTTCTTGTGTCGTAA
- a CDS encoding YHS domain-containing protein, translated as MKSTEELDRVCGMWIDKESAPFQSLFKGKTYYFCSKPCKEHFDHDPESYMKDFEGPKL; from the coding sequence ATGAAGTCAACCGAAGAGTTGGATCGAGTTTGCGGGATGTGGATCGACAAGGAGAGCGCCCCATTCCAAAGCCTCTTCAAGGGGAAGACATATTATTTTTGCTCGAAGCCATGCAAGGAGCACTTCGATCACGATCCGGAATCGTACATGAAAGACTTTGAAGGTCCAAAACTGTGA
- a CDS encoding multicopper oxidase family protein, translated as MRCLREKIIRSWSPAHYLLVALTLVSYTPATAQPAPLPGSEIPQFVDPLPLLAVAGGTIETITTASATLSMCEFKANVMPSTFVPASSAPAYSGTYVWGYRNGSTCPGSGTPFPTYIGPVFVATRGTPTEIQYINSLPNTAASQLSAWKTSTDQTLDWADPLNGEANRCADAVTENQPPVGVCASNYAGPVPTVPHLHGGEVPPVLDGNPNAWFTSDGAYRGHSYYSKAGAVANGAMYRYPNKQEAAPLWFHDHALGVTRLNVYAGLAGGYLIVDPTLTLPAGLHPIGLQQGTAGSVDYIIPLVIQDRTFDTTGQLYFPNMGPNPEHPFWMMEFFGDTIVVNGKVWPYLNVEARRYRFLLINGSNARTYELSLHGQHLWQIATDGGYLDAPVRLHKLTVMPGERADIIIDFSGLEGRTLILKNHGRAPFPDGAPPDGATVGRILQFRVGPSTLAGADASYNPAHGGALRPPMRRLVNPATGTLAVVPSKTRQLTLNNMMGAGGMEMVELLLNNTKMSGKRADGTIRTDFTAVTVGGITEYVSELPAEGETEVWEIVNLTADAHPIHTHLTQVQLINRQKIHLNRYNKAYEGSFPGGTSMFGDGPPLTYAPSVASGLKYGGNPNIQPYLHGPVHPPEANEAGWKDTVIVYPGHVTRIAVRFAPTDTAAGLAGNYAFDPDAGTHGFVWHCHILDHEDNDMMRPIKVSAARGAARTYVMGVDY; from the coding sequence ATGAGATGCCTTCGAGAAAAAATCATAAGGAGTTGGTCTCCGGCTCACTACCTCTTGGTGGCACTGACGCTGGTCTCCTACACTCCGGCCACAGCTCAGCCAGCACCGTTACCGGGCAGTGAGATTCCGCAGTTCGTGGACCCGTTGCCTCTTCTCGCTGTGGCGGGCGGTACCATCGAGACCATCACCACGGCATCAGCAACACTCTCGATGTGTGAGTTCAAGGCCAACGTCATGCCTTCGACATTCGTACCGGCGTCTTCCGCTCCCGCCTACTCGGGAACGTACGTCTGGGGCTACCGCAACGGTTCAACGTGTCCTGGATCGGGGACGCCGTTCCCAACCTACATTGGGCCGGTGTTCGTCGCGACGCGTGGAACTCCGACCGAAATTCAGTACATCAACAGTCTGCCCAATACGGCGGCGAGCCAACTATCGGCGTGGAAGACCTCGACCGATCAGACTCTTGACTGGGCCGATCCGCTGAACGGTGAAGCGAACAGGTGTGCGGATGCGGTCACTGAAAACCAACCGCCGGTGGGGGTCTGCGCGTCGAATTATGCCGGCCCAGTCCCAACCGTTCCCCATTTGCATGGAGGGGAGGTGCCGCCGGTGCTGGATGGAAATCCGAACGCCTGGTTCACCAGTGATGGAGCCTACCGAGGCCATTCGTACTACAGCAAAGCCGGTGCGGTGGCGAATGGAGCGATGTACCGCTATCCGAACAAGCAGGAGGCGGCTCCTCTCTGGTTTCATGACCATGCGTTGGGCGTGACACGCTTGAACGTCTATGCGGGGTTGGCAGGGGGCTATCTAATCGTTGATCCAACGCTGACGTTACCGGCCGGTCTGCATCCGATCGGGTTGCAGCAAGGCACCGCAGGCTCCGTAGACTATATTATTCCGCTGGTGATTCAGGACCGCACGTTCGATACGACCGGGCAGCTCTATTTCCCCAACATGGGGCCCAACCCGGAGCACCCGTTCTGGATGATGGAGTTCTTCGGCGACACGATTGTGGTGAACGGCAAGGTCTGGCCCTATCTGAATGTCGAGGCCAGGCGCTATCGGTTCCTCCTCATCAACGGATCAAACGCGCGTACGTATGAACTCTCCTTGCACGGACAGCATCTATGGCAGATCGCAACCGACGGAGGGTATCTCGATGCGCCGGTTCGGCTACACAAGCTGACCGTGATGCCTGGTGAGCGCGCCGACATCATTATCGACTTTTCAGGATTAGAGGGCCGAACGCTGATTTTGAAGAATCACGGCCGCGCACCATTCCCCGATGGGGCTCCACCCGACGGGGCGACGGTGGGACGCATTCTTCAGTTCCGAGTGGGACCGTCCACGTTGGCAGGGGCCGACGCGAGCTACAACCCGGCTCATGGCGGCGCGCTCCGCCCACCCATGCGTCGGTTGGTGAACCCGGCCACGGGGACGCTGGCCGTCGTTCCTTCGAAAACGCGCCAACTCACCCTGAACAACATGATGGGTGCTGGCGGAATGGAAATGGTTGAATTGCTGCTGAACAATACGAAGATGTCCGGCAAACGTGCCGATGGAACGATCCGAACGGATTTTACGGCCGTCACGGTGGGAGGCATAACGGAATATGTGTCCGAGTTGCCGGCTGAAGGCGAGACCGAGGTCTGGGAAATCGTCAACCTGACAGCCGATGCCCATCCGATCCACACGCACTTGACGCAGGTTCAGTTGATCAATCGGCAGAAGATCCATCTGAACCGGTACAATAAGGCCTACGAGGGGTCGTTCCCCGGCGGCACCTCTATGTTTGGCGATGGTCCACCGTTGACGTATGCGCCTTCCGTCGCTTCTGGATTGAAATACGGAGGGAATCCGAATATTCAGCCATACCTGCATGGCCCCGTACATCCTCCGGAAGCCAACGAAGCCGGATGGAAAGATACGGTGATCGTGTATCCGGGCCACGTCACTCGTATCGCCGTACGCTTCGCGCCGACAGACACGGCAGCCGGCCTGGCCGGAAACTATGCCTTTGATCCAGATGCCGGTACGCATGGATTCGTATGGCACTGTCATATCCTCGACCATGAGGACAATGACATGATGCGGCCGATTAAAGTCAGCGCTGCACGAGGTGCGGCAAGAACCTATGTGATGGGCGTCGATTACTAG
- a CDS encoding cation-translocating P-type ATPase, which yields MKSNGWHTLTFESLERELDSDINDGLTEREAEHRLSTVGPNELPEAPPPSPLKILLAQFSSLIVWVLIGAALVSGLLQEWIDAAAIVAIVVLNAILGFVQEFRAERSLAALRKLSVATARVIREGVARSIPARELVPGDLIQVEAGDRIPADSRLIYATSLQTQEASLTGESTPVSKSAELISQTEVPLGDRRNMLFMSTIAVSGKGRALVTATGPLTELGKIAAMIHREAQAEQEETPLQRRLEQLGHTLLWLSLVIVGAVFLLGMLRGVPLIMMFLTSVSLAVAAIPEGLPAVVTITLALGVTRMVQRHALIRRLPAVETLGSTTVICSDKTGTLTKNEMTVTRLYLGGEVLTVSGEGYAPVGEIRVNEGPTNGSPYPGLTALLQAGVLCNGAELRLEAFAWQVLGDPTEGALLVVAAKTGLSKADLDRDNPMLGEVPFDSERKKMSMVRSAASGPVAYVKGAPDVLLRDCTAWMTRDGQITALTEEIRQQILSINQQFASQALRILGVAMRPLDILPDAYTATSLEHDLTFLGLVGMKDPIRPEAKAAVETCRTAGIRTVMITGDHKDTAIAIAHDLGILETGAQAISGTELDQLSDDELEKRVAGTAVYARVSAEHKLRVVKAWKRRGAVVAMTGDGVNDAPALKAADIGVAMGITGTDVTKEASDMVITDDNFASIAAAVEEGRAVFDNIRKAVFYLLSCNISEILLMLLATLFALPLPLLPVQILWINLVTDGLPALALAVDPKDPDLMRRPPRPPAEQFLTKDRFLMLFAQGSFLALITLGAFVYCLYGMDLNLERARTLTFTILVTAQLFHAFNNRSDRRSIFEIGFLTNRPLLGAVALSAALQAVIVLTPPIHSIFDVVPFDTEHWLLVLGIGILPLVAMEIWKAARSRGGR from the coding sequence ATGAAATCCAACGGCTGGCACACGCTCACGTTCGAATCGCTGGAACGTGAACTAGACTCCGACATCAATGATGGATTGACTGAACGTGAGGCGGAGCATCGCCTCTCGACCGTGGGGCCGAATGAATTGCCTGAAGCCCCTCCACCTTCCCCTCTCAAAATCCTCCTGGCGCAATTCTCGAGTCTGATCGTCTGGGTCCTCATCGGCGCGGCGCTCGTATCTGGCTTGCTGCAAGAATGGATCGACGCGGCCGCGATTGTTGCGATTGTGGTCCTCAATGCCATCCTAGGATTCGTCCAGGAGTTCCGCGCCGAACGCTCCTTGGCAGCACTCCGCAAACTGTCGGTCGCGACTGCGCGGGTGATCCGCGAGGGAGTCGCGCGGTCGATCCCGGCCCGCGAACTGGTTCCCGGCGATCTCATCCAAGTGGAAGCCGGAGATCGGATCCCAGCCGACAGCCGGTTGATCTATGCGACGAGCCTCCAGACACAAGAAGCCTCTCTGACCGGAGAATCCACGCCGGTCAGCAAGTCCGCCGAGCTAATTTCTCAGACCGAGGTGCCCTTGGGGGACCGTCGCAACATGCTCTTTATGAGCACCATCGCCGTTTCTGGAAAAGGCCGGGCGTTGGTGACGGCCACCGGACCCCTGACCGAGCTGGGAAAGATCGCGGCGATGATCCATCGCGAGGCGCAGGCGGAGCAAGAAGAGACGCCGCTCCAGCGCCGACTCGAACAGCTCGGACACACCTTGCTGTGGCTCTCGCTGGTGATTGTAGGAGCCGTGTTCCTCCTGGGCATGCTCCGCGGCGTGCCACTGATCATGATGTTTCTTACATCGGTGAGTTTAGCCGTTGCGGCCATTCCAGAGGGCTTGCCCGCAGTAGTCACCATCACACTGGCGCTGGGCGTCACCCGCATGGTGCAACGCCATGCTTTGATCCGACGGCTGCCGGCAGTGGAAACATTGGGGTCAACAACCGTGATCTGCTCGGACAAGACGGGCACACTCACCAAGAACGAGATGACCGTGACTCGCCTGTACCTCGGCGGTGAGGTCTTGACTGTCTCGGGCGAAGGGTATGCGCCGGTTGGTGAGATCCGTGTGAACGAAGGACCGACCAACGGAAGTCCGTATCCGGGGCTCACGGCCCTCCTGCAGGCTGGCGTGTTGTGTAACGGAGCCGAATTGCGTCTGGAAGCCTTCGCCTGGCAGGTGCTGGGCGACCCGACAGAGGGTGCCCTACTCGTCGTGGCGGCGAAGACCGGACTCTCGAAAGCCGATCTGGATCGTGATAATCCGATGCTTGGTGAGGTGCCGTTCGATTCCGAACGTAAAAAGATGTCCATGGTCCGGAGCGCCGCCTCCGGTCCTGTCGCCTACGTCAAAGGCGCACCGGATGTGCTGCTGCGCGATTGCACCGCCTGGATGACCCGTGACGGGCAGATCACAGCGCTGACGGAGGAGATCCGTCAACAAATCCTCTCCATCAATCAGCAATTTGCCTCGCAAGCCCTGCGGATCCTCGGCGTGGCTATGCGGCCGTTGGACATCCTGCCGGACGCGTATACAGCCACCAGCTTGGAGCACGACTTAACTTTTTTAGGGTTGGTCGGCATGAAAGATCCGATCCGACCGGAAGCCAAGGCGGCCGTGGAGACCTGTCGGACTGCGGGCATTCGGACGGTCATGATTACAGGCGACCATAAGGACACGGCGATTGCCATTGCGCACGACTTAGGGATTTTGGAAACGGGTGCGCAAGCGATCTCCGGTACAGAGCTGGACCAGCTGTCGGATGACGAGCTGGAGAAACGAGTTGCCGGCACTGCGGTCTACGCTCGGGTGTCGGCTGAGCACAAGCTCCGGGTCGTGAAGGCTTGGAAGCGGCGAGGGGCGGTGGTCGCCATGACCGGCGACGGGGTCAACGACGCGCCGGCGCTGAAAGCGGCCGATATCGGTGTGGCCATGGGCATCACCGGGACAGACGTCACGAAAGAAGCCTCTGACATGGTCATCACCGACGATAACTTCGCGTCGATTGCCGCAGCGGTAGAAGAGGGACGAGCCGTCTTCGATAATATCCGAAAAGCGGTGTTCTATCTGCTCTCCTGCAACATCAGCGAGATTCTCCTCATGTTGCTCGCCACGCTGTTTGCCCTTCCGCTGCCGTTGTTGCCGGTGCAAATTCTTTGGATCAATCTGGTGACAGACGGCCTCCCTGCGTTGGCACTCGCCGTTGATCCCAAGGATCCCGACTTGATGAGACGGCCACCCCGACCACCAGCGGAACAATTCCTGACGAAAGACCGGTTTCTCATGTTGTTCGCCCAGGGCTCCTTTTTGGCACTGATTACGCTCGGGGCGTTTGTGTACTGTTTGTACGGCATGGACTTGAACCTCGAGCGGGCCCGCACGCTGACTTTCACGATCCTCGTCACGGCTCAACTCTTCCATGCTTTCAATAATCGAAGCGACCGCCGGTCCATTTTCGAGATTGGATTCCTGACAAATAGACCGCTGCTCGGGGCCGTTGCCCTTTCGGCGGCGCTGCAAGCCGTCATTGTACTTACTCCGCCGATCCATTCGATTTTCGACGTCGTGCCCTTTGACACCGAACATTGGCTTCTTGTTCTCGGCATCGGGATCTTGCCGCTGGTGGCGATGGAGATCTGGAAAGCGGCGCGTTCTCGAGGGGGGAGGTGA